In the bacterium SCSIO 12741 genome, GAAAGAGTATTTCGGGTGGCGTTGTTGATACGAAATCAAGATTGACCTCAATTGAATGCCCTTGATTCGCTCTTATATAATTACCATCCTCGCTGATTTTAAACCGTTGTTTATCATTGGTTCTCACGACTTCTTCCAGGAGTTTACGATCCACTCTAATTCCCTTCCTCTTCATTCCAGCGAGTAGCTCATCTATGGATAGCCAACCCTCTTCGTCTAATTGAACTCCAATATACTCGGGTTGATGCCGAAGAACCAAGCTCATTAGTTTGCTTATTTGCTTGTTATTACTTTTCATCATTATCGGTTAAGTGTGATTTAAATGCTTGTATAAACCTAGGACTCCTTGAATAAATGGCGAATACTATTTTTTTGACCCGGCCTTTGAATTTTGTGTTCAACAATTCCGCAAATAGAGCAGCAATATCATCAGGATCATTTTGGAACACTCCACACCCCCAAGCTCCTAATATTAGGGTATCATAGCCTTTAAGGTACGCCAATGATAAAATCCGATCGATTCTGCGCTTCATGGTTGGCACAACCTCATTTAATCTATCCATCTCTTTGTGTTGGATGACTCCCTTATTCACAGCAGCGCTGGTGATCAAACTGCAAAGTTTAAAGGCTGGTAAAAGATCGCCATTTGTATCTCGGAAAATTGGAACATTAGGGCTGTAAATTATCCGATCAGAATAAAAACAGGTCTTTTGATTACGATGGTATTCGTAAAAGTCAAAATGCTTTAATTGCGTCAGGTAAAGTCCGGTTGATACGGCAAGACTTTCCTCCTGGGCTAACGAACCATTCAGAAACCCTCCTCCTGGATTTCTTGCAGAAGCAAAATTGAGGCAAAGAATCCGGGCATTTCCCTCTTCTTTAAGCCTTAAAATACAACTCAGAGTATCCTCATGTACAATCTCAGTTTGCATGTCCCAACTTTTGTCAAATTCTAAAGAATGGGATACATCACTCAGTTCATCAGGACTAAAGAGTTGTGATTTATTTATGGATCTTTTTAACT is a window encoding:
- a CDS encoding TIGR02452 family protein → MNREIRKTKAQETLKILEKGGYSLNPETAIDFSSELKRSINKSQLFSPDELSDVSHSLEFDKSWDMQTEIVHEDTLSCILRLKEEGNARILCLNFASARNPGGGFLNGSLAQEESLAVSTGLYLTQLKHFDFYEYHRNQKTCFYSDRIIYSPNVPIFRDTNGDLLPAFKLCSLITSAAVNKGVIQHKEMDRLNEVVPTMKRRIDRILSLAYLKGYDTLILGAWGCGVFQNDPDDIAALFAELLNTKFKGRVKKIVFAIYSRSPRFIQAFKSHLTDNDEK
- a CDS encoding RNA 2'-phosphotransferase: MMKSNNKQISKLMSLVLRHQPEYIGVQLDEEGWLSIDELLAGMKRKGIRVDRKLLEEVVRTNDKQRFKISEDGNYIRANQGHSIEVNLDFVSTTPPEILFHGTVDRFIPAIRKEGLKRMSRNHVHLSADMQTAQKVGSRRGKPVLLRIKAADLFASGQPFYLSHNGVWLTQNISPEFIEFES